A genome region from Paenibacillus pabuli includes the following:
- a CDS encoding YqzL family protein translates to MRDFSWKVFAMTGDVESYLLYTESCASTGQESDTAGEVIEDEEAEG, encoded by the coding sequence ATGCGAGATTTTTCGTGGAAGGTTTTTGCAATGACGGGGGATGTGGAGTCCTATTTGTTGTATACCGAGTCATGCGCGTCAACAGGACAGGAGTCTGATACTGCAGGGGAAGTGATAGAAGATGAAGAAGCCGAAGGTTAA
- the recO gene encoding DNA repair protein RecO codes for MLYRVEGIVIRSMDYGEGNKIITLCTESGGKVGVLVRGAKKPKSRHAALVQPFTYGQYVYFRNTGLGTLNAGEIMVSYHELREDLVKAAYASYACELLDRVLQDEETGAFWFKQLKACLQALKEEKDPSVITSLYEMKILQSAGYGPSLDECISCGQERPDEQLFVSPRLGGVLCRACKHFDPPALSVSPKALRLLRLFAQLDLQRLGNISVSEATRDEMKKIMRAFMDHQLGLNLKSRSFLDQMEKYGI; via the coding sequence ATGCTATACAGGGTGGAAGGGATTGTCATCCGCAGCATGGACTACGGCGAGGGAAACAAAATTATTACGCTTTGCACCGAAAGTGGTGGAAAAGTAGGAGTACTCGTCCGTGGTGCCAAAAAGCCCAAGAGCCGACATGCTGCGCTGGTGCAGCCGTTTACGTACGGTCAATACGTATATTTCCGTAACACGGGCCTGGGGACACTGAATGCGGGCGAAATCATGGTGTCGTATCATGAGCTGCGGGAGGATCTGGTCAAAGCAGCTTATGCATCCTATGCGTGTGAACTGCTGGACAGGGTTCTGCAGGATGAGGAAACAGGGGCTTTCTGGTTTAAGCAACTTAAGGCCTGTCTTCAGGCGTTAAAAGAAGAGAAGGACCCAAGTGTCATTACCAGTCTCTATGAGATGAAAATATTACAGTCGGCGGGCTACGGCCCGTCGCTTGATGAATGTATTTCATGCGGCCAGGAACGGCCCGATGAACAGTTGTTTGTAAGTCCAAGGCTCGGTGGAGTGCTGTGCCGAGCCTGTAAACACTTTGATCCACCCGCGTTGTCTGTAAGTCCCAAAGCTCTGAGGTTACTGCGGTTATTTGCACAGCTGGATTTGCAGCGACTGGGCAATATATCCGTCAGTGAAGCTACCAGAGATGAAATGAAGAAGATTATGAGAGCCTTCATGGATCACCAGCTGGGGCTCAATCTAAAATCCCGTTCTTTTCTCGATCAGATGGAGAAATACGGGATTTAA
- the glyQ gene encoding glycine--tRNA ligase subunit alpha yields MNFQQMILTLQQFWAEHNCIIVQPYDTEKGAGTMNPMTFLRSLGPEPWKVAYVEPSRRPSDGRYGENPNRLYQHHQFQVIIKPSPDNIQEIYLESLKRLGIDPLKHDIRFVEDNWENPSLGCAGLGWEVWLDGMEITQFTYFQQVGGIETNPVAVEITYGMERLASYIQEKENVFELEWVEGITYGDVFLQPEFEHSKYTFEVSDVKMLFTLFNMHEEEANKAMAQHLVFPAYDYVLKCSHTFNLLDARGAISVTERTGYITRVRNLARQVAATYVEEREKLGFPLIKKGGAEHV; encoded by the coding sequence ATGAATTTTCAGCAGATGATTCTCACGCTGCAACAGTTCTGGGCCGAGCACAACTGTATTATTGTCCAGCCATATGATACGGAAAAAGGGGCAGGTACAATGAACCCGATGACCTTTTTGCGTTCGCTTGGACCGGAACCTTGGAAAGTAGCTTATGTAGAGCCTTCCCGTCGTCCTTCTGATGGACGTTATGGAGAAAACCCGAACCGTCTGTATCAGCACCATCAATTTCAAGTTATTATTAAGCCTTCACCAGACAACATTCAGGAAATTTACCTGGAAAGTCTCAAACGTTTGGGAATTGATCCGCTTAAACATGATATCCGTTTTGTGGAAGACAACTGGGAGAATCCTTCTCTGGGCTGCGCAGGCCTCGGCTGGGAAGTCTGGCTGGATGGTATGGAAATTACACAGTTTACATACTTCCAGCAAGTCGGTGGAATTGAGACGAACCCCGTTGCTGTCGAAATTACGTATGGTATGGAACGCCTTGCTTCTTACATTCAGGAAAAGGAAAATGTGTTTGAACTGGAATGGGTGGAGGGAATCACCTATGGTGATGTATTCCTCCAACCTGAATTCGAACACTCCAAATATACGTTTGAGGTATCTGATGTGAAGATGCTATTCACCCTCTTCAACATGCATGAAGAAGAAGCCAATAAAGCTATGGCACAGCATCTGGTATTCCCGGCATACGACTATGTGCTGAAGTGCTCCCATACGTTTAACCTGCTGGATGCTCGTGGAGCAATCAGTGTTACTGAACGTACCGGTTACATTACACGTGTCCGTAATCTGGCACGGCAAGTGGCTGCAACATATGTGGAAGAGCGCGAGAAGCTTGGCTTCCCGCTGATCAAGAAAGGGGGAGCGGAGCATGTCTAA
- the glyS gene encoding glycine--tRNA ligase subunit beta, which yields MSKDLLFEIGLEEVPARFMRAAIEQLQDRIVKWLDASRITHGEVNAYATPRRLAVLIQDVAEKQEDVEEEVKGPSRKIALDESGNWSKAALGFARSQGVDPDQFTFKELSGVEYIYATKSSKGVETSSVIGEGLLSILHAMTFPKFMRWASYDFKFVRPIRWIVALLGSEVIDIEVAGVKSGNVTRGHRFLGKETVITHPASYVELLRSEHVIADIKEREQMIVSQIQALAAEKNWDIAIKEDLLEEVLFLVETPTVLFGTFDPAFLNIPQEVLITSMREHQRYFPVLDSEGQLLPYFVTVRNGGSDSLDVIAKGNEKVLRARLSDAKFFYEEDQKLEIKDALSKLESIVFQEELGTVGDKVRRIRKIADGLASKLQVSADVAESVSRSADICKFDLVTQMVGEFPELQGVMGEDYARKAGEKEEVAKAVFEHYQPRFAGDQSPASLVGAIVSAADKMDTIVGCFSINIIPTGSQDPYALRRQAAGIVQILLDHQLPLTLSDVFGVALQVHAQMNLLKRADEEVRKDLQDFFGLRVKKLLSETVRYDVVDAVISSGFDDISAIVPKGEALMAAVQTGDAFKTTVESFNRVGNLAAKASNASVHPELFTEEGEKQLHEAWSRTNEEYRKALSQHAAAEALAIASAWKEAITAFFDSVMVMAEDEAVRANRLALLAAIDRDLKGFADFSKLVLV from the coding sequence ATGTCTAAAGATCTGTTATTTGAAATTGGTCTGGAGGAAGTTCCTGCACGCTTCATGCGCGCAGCGATTGAACAGCTGCAGGACCGTATCGTGAAATGGCTGGATGCATCGCGCATCACACATGGTGAGGTAAACGCTTATGCTACACCACGTCGCTTGGCTGTCCTGATTCAGGATGTTGCCGAGAAGCAAGAGGATGTGGAAGAAGAAGTGAAGGGCCCTTCCCGTAAAATTGCACTTGATGAGAGCGGCAACTGGAGTAAAGCAGCACTCGGATTTGCACGAAGTCAAGGTGTGGATCCCGATCAGTTTACGTTTAAGGAACTCAGCGGTGTTGAGTATATCTATGCGACCAAGAGCAGCAAAGGTGTAGAGACTTCATCTGTGATCGGTGAAGGATTGCTGTCGATCCTGCACGCGATGACATTCCCTAAGTTCATGCGCTGGGCTTCATATGATTTCAAATTTGTCCGCCCGATTCGCTGGATTGTCGCTCTGCTCGGCAGTGAGGTCATTGATATTGAAGTTGCAGGAGTGAAATCCGGCAATGTAACTCGCGGACATCGTTTCCTCGGTAAAGAGACCGTGATTACTCATCCTGCTTCATATGTTGAATTGCTGCGTTCCGAACATGTCATTGCAGATATCAAAGAACGAGAGCAAATGATTGTTTCCCAGATTCAGGCGCTGGCTGCTGAGAAGAATTGGGATATCGCAATCAAAGAAGATTTGCTGGAAGAAGTCCTGTTTCTGGTGGAAACGCCAACCGTATTGTTTGGAACATTCGATCCTGCATTCTTGAATATCCCTCAAGAAGTATTGATTACTTCCATGCGTGAGCATCAGCGTTACTTCCCTGTACTGGACAGTGAAGGACAATTGCTGCCTTACTTCGTAACGGTTCGTAACGGTGGCAGTGATTCGCTTGACGTCATTGCGAAAGGAAACGAAAAAGTACTGCGTGCCCGCCTTTCCGACGCCAAATTCTTCTACGAAGAAGACCAGAAGCTCGAGATTAAGGACGCATTATCCAAATTGGAGAGTATTGTCTTTCAAGAGGAACTGGGTACCGTTGGTGACAAGGTGCGTCGCATTCGTAAAATTGCGGACGGTTTGGCATCCAAGCTGCAAGTTTCTGCTGATGTTGCCGAATCGGTGAGCCGCTCTGCAGATATCTGCAAGTTTGACCTGGTTACGCAGATGGTGGGTGAATTCCCTGAACTGCAAGGTGTGATGGGTGAGGATTATGCTCGCAAAGCAGGCGAGAAGGAAGAAGTAGCCAAAGCGGTATTTGAACACTATCAGCCGCGTTTTGCCGGGGATCAATCTCCTGCTTCGCTCGTAGGTGCGATCGTAAGTGCTGCAGATAAGATGGATACCATTGTGGGCTGTTTCTCCATCAATATCATCCCGACTGGATCCCAGGATCCATATGCACTTCGTCGTCAAGCTGCGGGTATTGTACAAATTTTGCTGGATCACCAGCTTCCACTGACCCTCTCCGATGTGTTTGGGGTCGCACTTCAGGTGCATGCTCAGATGAACCTTTTGAAACGTGCAGATGAAGAGGTTCGTAAAGATCTGCAGGACTTTTTCGGTCTTCGTGTGAAAAAACTGTTATCCGAGACGGTTCGTTATGATGTTGTCGATGCAGTGATCTCTTCTGGATTCGATGATATTAGTGCCATTGTTCCAAAAGGTGAGGCACTGATGGCAGCTGTCCAAACCGGCGATGCGTTCAAAACGACAGTGGAATCTTTTAACCGGGTGGGTAACCTAGCTGCCAAAGCGTCCAATGCTTCTGTTCATCCTGAACTGTTTACCGAAGAGGGAGAGAAGCAACTGCATGAAGCCTGGAGCAGAACGAATGAGGAATATCGCAAAGCCCTGTCGCAGCACGCTGCTGCTGAAGCGTTGGCGATTGCATCAGCTTGGAAGGAAGCCATAACAGCATTCTTCGATTCCGTAATGGTAATGGCTGAAGATGAAGCAGTGCGTGCAAACCGCCTGGCTCTGCTTGCAGCTATCGACCGTGACTTGAAAGGATTTGCCGATTTCTCCAAATTGGTGTTAGTGTAA
- a CDS encoding YaiI/YqxD family protein: MSELNVRQIVVDGDACPVKAEIAETARRFDIPVLLVSSFDHLLQGGEGVRTVQVDRSDQSADLYIANHIKPCDVVITQDYGLAALALGKRCYVLSFRGREFNDRDIDFMLDSRHTAAKARKRGHYGKGPKPFTEQDREIFQHKLTKLLKDLQENV, encoded by the coding sequence TTGAGTGAGTTGAATGTACGCCAGATTGTTGTGGACGGCGATGCTTGTCCGGTGAAAGCCGAGATTGCAGAAACGGCCCGCCGTTTTGATATCCCCGTATTGTTAGTATCTTCCTTTGATCATTTGCTTCAGGGAGGAGAAGGGGTGCGTACGGTGCAGGTGGACCGCAGTGATCAGAGCGCGGATCTGTACATCGCCAATCATATCAAGCCCTGTGATGTAGTCATTACACAGGATTATGGACTGGCTGCACTCGCGCTTGGCAAACGTTGTTATGTTTTATCATTTCGTGGTCGCGAATTTAATGATCGTGATATTGATTTTATGCTCGATTCCCGTCATACTGCTGCCAAAGCACGGAAAAGAGGGCATTATGGGAAAGGTCCAAAGCCTTTCACAGAGCAGGATCGGGAAATTTTTCAACATAAACTGACAAAACTTTTAAAAGATTTGCAGGAGAATGTGTAA
- the dnaG gene encoding DNA primase gives MSTGQGGIPESIIESVLQQHDIVDTVSRFVHLTKQGKYMKGLCPFHSEKTPSFTVTPEKQIFYCYGCGTGGNAIKFRMEIEGLSFPEAVKTMAEESHISMGDWQGRESAHVNPETERLLEAYELTAKLYHFLLKNTEHGKAAMEYLRSRGFSDKLIDQFQIGYAPNRWDTLVQFLEKRNFPLEEMEKGGLLSQRNEGQGYVDRFRDRIMFPINGRSGKPIAFAGRILGDGQPKYLNSPETRLFNKSRVLYNLHQAKNAIRKQRQAILFEGYGDVISAWDQEIQNGVAAMGTALTENQALMLKGMCDEVIICYDGDRAGQAAALKNFPILEEAGLQVKVALIPEGLDPDDFIRKYGGERFRNQIVDGAVTTTKFKLINLKKNHILLEGGGLIAYSKEAVKLIAPLSSPTEREVYLRELAAEVDVSFETLKQECNEERQSMKNNEQYGDNNPKRWNNGRQQNRQVPTPNLLPAYHAAERKLLAWMLQDDEAAQYVNEHLGEAFNLDDHAAIAAYLYAYYAQGKSPDTSRFMSSLHDDRLEKTVSSISMMDGPGEWNVQILDDCIREVLKYPRKKEYDLKKEEMIAAERAGDFVRAAQIAIEMIALERQ, from the coding sequence ATGAGTACCGGACAAGGCGGTATACCCGAAAGCATTATCGAATCGGTGTTACAGCAGCATGATATTGTCGATACGGTGAGCCGATTTGTGCATCTGACCAAGCAGGGGAAATACATGAAAGGCCTCTGCCCTTTTCATTCCGAGAAGACGCCTTCGTTTACAGTCACACCAGAGAAACAAATTTTCTATTGCTACGGTTGCGGCACGGGTGGAAATGCCATCAAATTCAGGATGGAAATCGAAGGGTTATCCTTTCCCGAGGCTGTCAAGACGATGGCGGAAGAAAGTCACATTTCCATGGGGGACTGGCAAGGGCGTGAATCCGCTCATGTGAATCCGGAGACCGAACGTCTGCTGGAGGCGTATGAGCTAACTGCAAAACTGTATCATTTCTTATTGAAAAATACAGAGCATGGAAAAGCAGCCATGGAATATTTGCGCTCGCGGGGCTTTAGCGACAAGCTGATTGACCAGTTCCAGATTGGCTATGCGCCGAATCGTTGGGACACGTTGGTGCAATTTCTGGAGAAACGCAACTTCCCACTTGAAGAGATGGAGAAGGGCGGTCTTCTGTCGCAGCGGAATGAAGGTCAGGGCTATGTGGACCGCTTCCGAGACAGGATCATGTTCCCGATTAATGGCAGAAGCGGCAAACCGATTGCATTTGCAGGTCGCATTTTGGGAGACGGGCAGCCGAAGTACCTAAATTCACCGGAAACCCGGTTATTTAACAAAAGTCGAGTTCTCTACAATCTGCATCAGGCCAAAAATGCGATTCGCAAACAAAGACAAGCTATTTTATTCGAAGGTTACGGCGACGTGATCTCCGCCTGGGATCAAGAGATCCAAAACGGAGTAGCGGCCATGGGCACAGCGCTGACCGAGAATCAGGCGCTCATGCTCAAGGGCATGTGCGACGAAGTCATAATCTGTTATGACGGAGACCGAGCGGGGCAGGCCGCTGCACTTAAGAACTTCCCCATCCTGGAAGAGGCTGGACTGCAGGTTAAGGTTGCTCTTATACCCGAAGGACTTGATCCGGATGATTTTATCCGCAAGTACGGTGGTGAGCGGTTTCGCAACCAGATTGTAGACGGTGCTGTAACGACAACAAAATTTAAGCTTATAAACCTTAAAAAAAACCATATACTGCTAGAAGGCGGCGGTCTGATCGCCTATTCCAAGGAAGCGGTAAAGCTAATCGCGCCATTATCTTCCCCTACGGAACGCGAAGTGTATTTGCGTGAACTGGCTGCTGAAGTGGATGTATCTTTTGAGACACTCAAGCAGGAGTGTAACGAAGAGCGTCAGTCCATGAAAAATAACGAGCAGTATGGGGATAATAACCCGAAAAGGTGGAATAATGGTAGGCAACAAAATAGGCAGGTGCCTACACCCAATCTATTGCCGGCTTACCATGCTGCCGAGCGCAAACTTCTTGCCTGGATGCTTCAGGATGACGAGGCTGCACAGTATGTGAATGAGCATCTTGGTGAAGCTTTTAACTTGGATGATCATGCAGCTATTGCTGCTTATCTATATGCCTATTATGCGCAAGGCAAATCGCCGGATACAAGCCGTTTTATGTCCTCATTGCATGATGACCGATTGGAGAAAACCGTCAGTTCAATCTCAATGATGGACGGCCCGGGTGAATGGAACGTTCAGATACTCGATGATTGTATCAGGGAAGTGCTGAAATATCCGCGCAAAAAAGAGTACGATCTAAAAAAGGAAGAAATGATTGCTGCAGAGCGTGCAGGTGATTTTGTACGCGCGGCACAAATCGCAATTGAAATGATTGCCCTAGAGAGACAGTAA
- the rpoD gene encoding RNA polymerase sigma factor RpoD → MANDQHTELETELTLDQVKDQLIESGKKRASLNYKEIIEKLSPFEQDAEQMDEFYEQLSDLGIDVVNENDEEVTLRPNDDSENNSREGDDEFHFDDDLSLPPGIKINDPVRMYLKEIGRVPLLSADDEVELAKRIENGDEEAKRRLAEANLRLVVSIAKRYVGRGMLFLDLIQEGNMGLIKAVEKFDHKKGYKFSTYATWWIRQAITRAIADQARTIRIPVHMVETINKLIRVSRQLLQELGREPTPEEIAAEMDLSVEKVREITKIAQEPVSLETPIGEEDDSHLGDFIEDQEALAPADAAAYELLKEQLEDVLDTLTEREENVLRLRFGLDDGRTRTLEEVGKVFGVTRERIRQIEAKALRKLRHPSRSKRLKDFLE, encoded by the coding sequence ATGGCGAATGATCAGCATACTGAACTAGAAACAGAATTGACGCTGGATCAGGTTAAGGATCAACTGATTGAATCAGGCAAAAAGAGAGCTTCATTGAACTACAAGGAAATTATTGAGAAACTCTCCCCGTTTGAGCAGGATGCAGAGCAAATGGATGAGTTTTACGAACAATTAAGTGACCTGGGTATCGACGTGGTAAACGAGAATGATGAAGAGGTTACGCTTCGCCCTAATGATGACTCAGAGAACAACAGCAGAGAGGGAGACGATGAGTTCCACTTTGATGATGATCTGAGCTTGCCTCCAGGCATCAAAATCAATGACCCTGTCCGGATGTATCTGAAGGAAATTGGTCGCGTACCTTTGTTGTCTGCGGATGATGAAGTGGAGTTGGCCAAACGGATTGAAAACGGGGATGAAGAAGCAAAGCGCCGACTGGCTGAGGCCAATCTCAGACTCGTAGTCAGTATCGCCAAACGTTATGTGGGACGCGGTATGCTGTTCCTTGACCTGATTCAGGAAGGAAACATGGGTCTGATCAAGGCCGTAGAGAAGTTTGACCACAAAAAGGGTTATAAGTTCAGTACGTATGCAACCTGGTGGATCCGTCAAGCGATCACACGTGCCATTGCCGATCAGGCTCGTACCATTCGTATTCCGGTGCACATGGTCGAAACGATTAATAAACTGATCCGGGTATCCCGTCAGTTGTTGCAAGAACTTGGACGTGAACCAACGCCGGAAGAAATCGCAGCCGAAATGGATCTGAGTGTGGAGAAAGTGCGTGAGATCACGAAGATTGCACAGGAACCGGTTTCCCTCGAAACACCGATTGGTGAAGAGGATGATTCCCATCTGGGCGATTTTATCGAGGATCAGGAAGCTCTGGCTCCAGCAGATGCTGCTGCTTATGAATTGCTGAAAGAACAGCTTGAAGACGTACTGGATACGTTGACAGAACGTGAAGAAAATGTACTTCGCCTTCGTTTTGGTCTGGACGATGGACGGACGAGAACGCTGGAAGAAGTGGGCAAGGTATTTGGGGTTACGCGTGAGCGTATTCGTCAGATCGAAGCTAAGGCTCTTCGTAAATTGCGTCACCCAAGCCGCAGCAAACGGCTAAAGGATTTCCTCGAATAA
- a CDS encoding tRNA (adenine(22)-N(1))-methyltransferase, which yields MKLSNRLQQIHDQIPEGSRIADIGSDHALLPVAAVRSGKAASAVAGEVNPGPYEAARKQVSDAGLQEQITVRRGDGLEVVSAGEVDVITIAGMGGALIASILDRGLSKLEEVKMLILQPNVGEDILRRWLMDHQWVVVAERLLEEDGKIYEIITAMPQASSPIANEEVYLARPLEGGVVLTKDLLLRMGPYLVDRPTDVFFAKWESEIVKLKGVVQSISKSDQDSSREKAAEVERLIANLKEVLECLPKVKP from the coding sequence ATGAAACTTTCGAATCGATTACAACAAATACATGATCAAATTCCCGAAGGCAGCCGCATAGCCGACATAGGCTCAGATCACGCACTGCTACCGGTAGCGGCAGTACGCAGTGGGAAGGCTGCAAGTGCTGTGGCTGGTGAAGTTAACCCGGGGCCCTACGAGGCCGCGCGCAAACAGGTGAGTGATGCAGGGCTCCAGGAGCAGATTACCGTCCGTCGTGGAGACGGGCTTGAGGTCGTCTCTGCGGGAGAGGTAGACGTCATTACGATTGCGGGAATGGGCGGAGCATTAATTGCTTCCATACTGGATCGTGGCCTTTCCAAACTGGAAGAAGTGAAGATGCTTATTCTTCAACCTAATGTGGGAGAGGATATTCTCAGACGCTGGCTGATGGATCATCAATGGGTGGTCGTGGCGGAACGATTGCTCGAGGAAGATGGCAAGATCTATGAGATTATTACAGCTATGCCCCAGGCATCCAGTCCAATTGCGAATGAGGAAGTCTACCTTGCCCGTCCGCTTGAAGGTGGAGTCGTTCTGACGAAAGATCTACTGCTGCGTATGGGTCCATACCTAGTGGATAGACCGACAGATGTATTCTTTGCAAAATGGGAAAGTGAGATCGTTAAGCTGAAGGGCGTTGTACAGTCCATCTCAAAGTCCGACCAGGACTCTTCTCGTGAAAAAGCTGCCGAGGTGGAACGTCTGATTGCAAACCTGAAGGAGGTGCTCGAATGTTTGCCAAAGGTCAAACCGTAA
- a CDS encoding Nif3-like dinuclear metal center hexameric protein, which yields MFAKGQTVIQLMEQLAPKHLAVPDDRIGLQLGSLQKEISHVLVALDVTDEVVEEAIRIGANLIIAHHAIIFRPVKSFSTDTPMGKLYEKLIKHDIAVYISHTNLDVAEGGMNDWMAEAIGIESKESLEDVHTDHLYKLAVFVPRTHHEQVLQAILEAGAGSIGQYSKCSFNTEGTGTFVPGEGTQPFIGEQGQLERVEEMRIETIVPQSLRSKVIQAMLKAHPYEEVAYDLYAMDLKGRTLGLGRLGPLKEPKTLSELVEVVKAQLNVPYVRVVGDLNRQIKKAAVLGGSGSRYTLTARFKGADVIVTGDIDYHTAHDALMAGMCIIDAGHNAEKIMKPKTADWLRSRLADKRYETQVTASEVNTEVFQFM from the coding sequence ATGTTTGCCAAAGGTCAAACCGTAATTCAATTGATGGAGCAGCTGGCTCCCAAACACCTGGCTGTACCCGATGACCGGATTGGTCTGCAGCTGGGAAGTCTGCAAAAAGAGATAAGTCACGTTCTGGTTGCCCTTGATGTGACCGATGAAGTTGTTGAAGAAGCTATTCGAATCGGTGCCAACCTAATCATTGCACATCACGCTATTATTTTCCGGCCGGTAAAATCATTCAGTACGGATACACCGATGGGGAAATTGTATGAGAAGCTGATCAAGCATGATATTGCCGTATATATCAGTCACACGAATCTGGACGTAGCCGAAGGCGGCATGAATGATTGGATGGCTGAAGCAATTGGGATTGAGAGCAAAGAGTCTTTGGAAGACGTACATACAGACCATCTGTACAAGCTGGCTGTATTCGTCCCGCGCACACATCATGAACAGGTGCTTCAGGCCATTCTGGAAGCAGGAGCCGGAAGCATTGGTCAATACAGCAAATGCAGTTTCAATACGGAAGGAACGGGAACCTTTGTACCAGGAGAAGGAACACAGCCTTTTATCGGTGAACAGGGTCAGCTGGAGCGGGTGGAAGAGATGCGTATTGAGACCATTGTACCGCAAAGCCTGCGGAGCAAAGTCATACAGGCTATGCTGAAGGCTCATCCATATGAAGAAGTGGCCTATGACCTGTATGCGATGGATTTAAAGGGCCGTACGCTCGGTCTGGGACGTCTAGGACCCCTCAAGGAACCAAAGACACTGAGTGAGCTAGTAGAGGTCGTGAAGGCCCAATTAAACGTGCCATACGTTCGTGTAGTAGGGGATCTGAACCGGCAGATCAAAAAGGCGGCAGTCCTTGGTGGTTCAGGAAGCCGCTATACCCTGACTGCTCGCTTCAAGGGGGCCGATGTCATCGTAACGGGAGATATTGATTATCACACCGCACATGATGCGCTGATGGCTGGCATGTGCATCATTGATGCTGGGCACAATGCCGAGAAGATCATGAAGCCCAAAACAGCGGACTGGCTGCGATCCCGCTTGGCCGATAAGCGATATGAGACTCAAGTGACGGCCTCGGAGGTCAATACGGAAGTATTCCAATTTATGTAG
- a CDS encoding PLP-dependent aminotransferase family protein, protein MSIPWSKMALNTPSSVVRDMLQAAQAPGMISLAGGLPAQSSFPVEAIRDAYQQVFMSGAAALQYAETEGYRPLRAKIAERLESKGIPASPDHMLLTTGSQQSIDLVCRILLDPGDSVLVESPTYLAALQVIHSYQAESHGVACDEEGMLPESLEEQLKRHQPKLVYINPTFSNPSGKVWSRTRRQQAVDLCRKYGVLILEDDPYGEIRFNPEQLDAPSLVELDAASYDGPSNVIYTSTFSKTVAPGLRTGWILASADIVKIAARAKQGADLHSSSIDQRALHALLETFDLDGHIRSISKDYAKRMHTMTSLMTEKAWEGITWNSPQGGMFLWLELPEAMAASNLFTYGIQEKVCIVPGDSFYAGTPELNRMRINFTHTDPDLLPEAVERMDRAIQRWHASIQSDTAVTL, encoded by the coding sequence ATGAGTATCCCTTGGTCCAAAATGGCTTTAAACACCCCGTCCTCTGTCGTTCGCGACATGCTTCAGGCCGCTCAGGCGCCCGGAATGATATCCCTTGCCGGAGGTTTGCCAGCACAGTCATCATTCCCGGTTGAAGCTATACGTGACGCGTATCAACAGGTGTTTATGAGCGGCGCCGCTGCCCTTCAATATGCAGAAACGGAAGGCTATAGACCGCTTCGTGCCAAAATTGCCGAGCGTCTGGAATCCAAGGGCATTCCCGCTTCCCCCGATCATATGCTCCTGACTACAGGATCACAGCAATCCATAGATCTGGTCTGCCGAATTCTGCTTGATCCGGGTGACAGTGTACTGGTTGAATCACCAACCTACCTGGCTGCTCTTCAAGTTATCCATTCCTATCAGGCCGAATCTCATGGTGTAGCCTGTGATGAAGAGGGTATGCTCCCTGAATCCCTTGAAGAACAGTTAAAACGGCATCAACCGAAACTGGTTTACATTAATCCAACGTTTTCCAATCCATCAGGCAAAGTATGGAGTCGCACCAGAAGACAGCAGGCTGTTGACCTCTGTCGCAAATATGGAGTACTTATTCTGGAGGACGATCCATATGGCGAAATCCGTTTCAATCCGGAACAATTGGATGCACCTTCGCTCGTCGAACTGGATGCAGCGTCCTATGATGGACCATCCAACGTCATCTATACCAGCACATTCTCCAAAACCGTAGCCCCAGGCCTTCGTACGGGTTGGATTCTTGCTTCTGCAGATATTGTTAAGATCGCTGCACGAGCGAAACAGGGAGCCGATCTGCATTCCAGCAGCATCGACCAGAGAGCTCTTCATGCCTTGCTCGAAACGTTTGATCTTGATGGACATATTCGCAGTATTTCCAAAGACTACGCCAAACGGATGCATACCATGACTTCACTTATGACTGAGAAGGCTTGGGAAGGTATCACTTGGAACTCCCCACAAGGCGGCATGTTCCTGTGGTTAGAACTGCCTGAAGCAATGGCAGCCAGCAATTTGTTTACTTACGGTATCCAGGAAAAAGTGTGTATTGTCCCAGGTGATTCCTTCTATGCGGGGACTCCTGAACTGAACCGGATGCGTATCAATTTCACGCATACAGACCCTGACCTGCTTCCTGAAGCCGTTGAACGTATGGATCGGGCAATTCAGCGCTGGCATGCTTCTATACAATCCGATACCGCGGTTACACTGTAA